From one Candidatus Omnitrophota bacterium genomic stretch:
- a CDS encoding MerR family transcriptional regulator: MEARLISAKDLMKKYNVTYQTLNHYTNFGLLDVVTKSGNARMFDEAYAAERLRQIAKMKELGYPLRLIRKTLLENKEPRLL; this comes from the coding sequence ATGGAAGCACGCCTCATATCCGCTAAAGACCTGATGAAAAAGTATAATGTGACGTATCAGACGTTGAACCATTATACGAACTTCGGCCTATTGGATGTAGTTACTAAGAGCGGCAACGCCAGGATGTTCGACGAGGCCTATGCGGCGGAGAGGCTGCGGCAGATAGCTAAGATGAAAGAGCTCGGCTATCCGTTGAGGCTGATACGCAAGACGCTCCTCGAAAATAAGGAGCCGCGGCTTCTATGA
- a CDS encoding secretin N-terminal domain-containing protein produces the protein MKTKISLDIRDMDMVSFLKFIAIEGDLNIVASKLVTGPVNLLINDVTIGDALEIVLSMNKFAYEIRGNVIKIMANEEYKSMYGVEFYDKRQTFTYQLRYASVKNVATMLGNIKSEIGKIVYDESTGTIVLIDTPEKIKEMQDVIKQQEMPTITRIMPTQTKVFELQYAKVDDIKGEVSKILTTDIGMMRTDMRTNTLVVTDLPYKIDSVRTVVKAFDRKTREVFIEAKIVEVTLGDKFQWGVDWERAFKLACNGARYTLTPEISLPLALTETYSKLSFATLKGANINAVIEMLGTVTETKILSNPHLTVQEGKEASIKVIEKQPYQEETTTTASGGTTTSSKTYQWVDVGVTLNVTPSINKDGFICLLIKPEVSSISTWYGGEAQSAGAVPVVKSANAATTVTIKDGVTVLIAGLIKDNKTKTVNKVPLLGDIPIIKKAFEKVSDEIIRTETIIFLTPRIVGGDKPFLMESDMPKEIKGVRK, from the coding sequence ATGAAGACCAAGATATCCCTCGATATACGCGACATGGATATGGTCAGTTTCCTCAAATTCATCGCGATCGAAGGCGACCTCAACATAGTGGCGAGTAAACTTGTTACGGGGCCGGTCAACCTGCTGATAAACGACGTTACGATAGGCGACGCGCTCGAGATCGTCCTGTCGATGAACAAGTTCGCCTATGAAATAAGGGGCAATGTAATAAAGATAATGGCGAATGAGGAATATAAATCGATGTATGGCGTGGAATTTTACGACAAACGCCAGACGTTCACATATCAGTTGAGATACGCTTCCGTAAAAAACGTGGCGACGATGCTCGGCAATATCAAAAGCGAGATCGGCAAGATAGTGTACGACGAATCGACCGGCACGATCGTCCTGATCGATACTCCCGAAAAGATAAAAGAGATGCAGGATGTAATCAAACAGCAGGAAATGCCGACGATTACAAGGATAATGCCTACCCAGACGAAGGTCTTCGAGCTTCAGTACGCCAAGGTCGACGACATTAAGGGTGAGGTCTCGAAGATCCTTACGACGGATATAGGCATGATGCGCACGGACATGAGGACCAATACCCTGGTCGTTACCGACCTGCCGTATAAGATCGATTCGGTGCGGACGGTGGTGAAGGCTTTTGACAGGAAGACGAGGGAGGTCTTCATAGAGGCGAAGATCGTGGAGGTTACCCTGGGCGATAAGTTCCAGTGGGGCGTCGATTGGGAGCGCGCGTTCAAGCTTGCCTGCAACGGGGCGCGTTATACGCTCACTCCCGAGATCAGCCTGCCGCTTGCTTTGACGGAGACCTACAGCAAGCTGTCGTTCGCGACGCTTAAAGGAGCTAACATAAACGCCGTGATCGAGATGCTGGGTACGGTCACCGAGACAAAAATATTGTCAAACCCCCACCTTACCGTCCAGGAGGGTAAGGAGGCGTCAATTAAGGTGATTGAAAAACAGCCGTATCAGGAAGAGACGACGACGACCGCGTCCGGCGGGACGACGACGTCGTCAAAGACCTACCAGTGGGTCGATGTCGGCGTTACGCTTAATGTTACCCCCTCGATCAACAAGGACGGTTTTATCTGTCTCCTTATTAAGCCCGAAGTCAGCTCCATATCGACATGGTACGGCGGAGAGGCGCAGTCGGCCGGAGCGGTGCCGGTCGTGAAGAGCGCGAACGCCGCCACAACGGTAACGATAAAAGACGGAGTTACGGTACTTATAGCCGGACTGATTAAGGATAACAAAACCAAGACGGTTAATAAGGTCCCGCTTCTTGGCGATATTCCAATTA
- a CDS encoding AAA family ATPase — translation MSYYKILGLEREPFSTSPDPEFFYQSKEHTSALYRLRIAIELKRGLSLILGDVGTGKTTLSRKLSQLLASEPNLEMAMILNPVYESEKQFLADLIERFHIAPNIPNAGEEATVLDYMKAIEKYLFETCLEKNKTVVLLIDESQKLIDPCLEILRSLLNYETNEYKTLQLIIMGQIELLPRVSRIRNLWDRIALKYVLNPLDEDEVAELIRFRLAHAGYISRYPLFSDSAISAIYNYTQGYPRKIAMICHDALEYLVMHKKEMVDKGIIQELIEKEVKAVSGVRYQVS, via the coding sequence ATGAGCTATTATAAGATTCTGGGATTGGAGAGGGAGCCGTTTTCCACAAGTCCGGACCCGGAATTTTTTTACCAATCGAAAGAACACACATCCGCGCTATACCGCCTGCGCATTGCCATCGAATTGAAACGGGGCTTGAGTCTTATCCTGGGGGATGTCGGCACGGGAAAGACGACCCTGTCCAGAAAATTATCCCAGCTTCTCGCCTCCGAGCCAAACCTGGAGATGGCGATGATATTGAACCCGGTTTACGAATCCGAAAAACAATTCCTTGCCGACCTCATCGAAAGGTTCCATATCGCGCCGAACATTCCCAATGCCGGTGAAGAAGCCACCGTGTTGGACTACATGAAGGCGATCGAGAAGTATCTCTTCGAAACGTGCCTCGAAAAAAATAAGACCGTAGTCCTCCTGATAGACGAATCGCAGAAGCTGATCGACCCGTGTCTCGAGATATTGCGGTCGCTCCTTAACTACGAGACCAATGAATATAAAACTCTCCAGCTTATTATTATGGGACAGATAGAGCTTTTGCCGCGCGTAAGCCGGATCAGGAATCTCTGGGACAGGATCGCGCTGAAGTATGTCTTGAATCCTCTGGATGAGGATGAGGTCGCGGAATTGATACGTTTCCGCCTCGCGCATGCCGGATATATTTCGCGCTATCCTCTATTCAGCGACAGCGCGATAAGCGCCATATATAATTACACGCAGGGTTATCCGCGCAAGATCGCGATGATATGCCACGACGCGCTGGAATACCTGGTGATGCATAAAAAAGAGATGGTCGATAAGGGGATTATCCAGGAATTAATTGAGAAAGAAGTGAAGGCTGTGTCAGGTGTCAGGTATCAGGTATCATGA